ggcacatataaactggtgacagagtctctttaaggttaaTATCAAAGCTTTTCACCTAATTTTTTTGGAAGTGTGACCTGGGATATTTTCTTGTTAATAAGATGAGTatttggtgtaaaaataaaaccagatgATCCCTGCCTATAGAGTCAAACTACCATCACTATAGATATAAGGATTATTGTTAATACTTGGCTGTAAGTCACTGACTGTCGGAAGTCTAAACACATGGACATCACTAAATTATGAGTTTCCCTCCTTGTAAAGCTTTGccgggcctttactgcagccgccCTCAGTTTGGTTTTCAAAATTGGGACAATGTGTCTATCACTATATCGGGGGAAACTGTGCCTGTCAATATATTTGGGGGACACAGTGATTAACACAATATCTGGGGGCGCTTTGACTGTTAGTATATTTtgaacactgtggctgtcactaaatctgtggacactgtggctgtcattgtatTTCAAGACACTGTGCCTGTCACTGCATTTGATGACACAGTAACTGTCATTAGATTTAggcacactgtggctgtcactgtatttgggtATCTAATATAGTTTATAACCCCCGCCCCTCTCTGTTggtatctctaagggtatgttcacacggcctattttcagacataatttgggcattttacgcctcgaattaggcatgaaaagacggctccaatacgtctgcaaacatctgcccattgcttgcaatgggtcttatgatgttctgttcagacgaggtgtaattttacgcgtcgctgtcaaaagacggtatgtaaaattacgcccgcatcaaagaagtgcaggacacttcttgtgccgtttttggagccgtttttcattgactccatgaagaacagctccaattacgtctgtaaaagacgcagcgaaaaacgcgagtacatgcaaaagcccctgaaattcaggagctgttttcacctgaaaacagctccataatttcagacgtattttgcgttgtcgtgtaaacataccctaacactgaaagAAAGGAGGGGAGAGCAGATAATGTCAGTCCCGAGGCAGCAGTGAGCTGTCAGATCTATgacaaaagcagcagcacagccagctatgtataggaattgcacagactctagagcaacaaaatggtagaacattttaaataaagactatttagaaagttcttAAATTTTACAATTTAACCAACGCCCACCCATGAACCTTACATCCAATAAATGCATTTCTTCATTGATTTGTAAATGTCTTCTTTCCTGTAGACTTCTGCTGATGCCTCTCCTGAATGTCGATGATGAGCGGACGTCCTTCACATAGTGTCAGTAAATTCTCCAGTGCGATCAGAAGGGAGGACATTATCACAAACCCATCACACAGACCACCATATGTCGCTTTCATACAAGAAATGACTCAGACAACGTAAGGAGTGTTAaactatgtgaattttattgttgtgtgtatgtgtgtgtgttgtgattgtgtgttacctcccatcactcacaaagagcgtagagcgacactcaggacaggcaaaacccccagtggaggaaacctgcagggaaaccatggccgctgtactgtccttcctctggcatactaagagaggttaacgctatataacgtatgtgcgcgtgtacagtatacatgtgtatatgtggattcccccatacaaggaatagagccagaaaatgtaaaaagtgactgtgttactatgtgcagtgtgtcagtgagtatgattgtgtatagttatgtatgtgtgtgtgtaagtattagtgtgtatgtatttattatgtgtttttgtgtgcgtGCATGCATGTGTTATACATTACCTGCTCCTCATGTTTGGTCATCCATCATGGTCTTCATCTCTCTTGTGGATCAGGCAGCAGAACCTCCTGGGTGGGAATAGAGGTACAAGAGAAAACGTTCAGCAACATGTGGATTAGAAGATCCATTACTGCATTTTACTTCGCACTTTTGTGATCATTTTTTCCTACCTACTTCTTTATAACACCAACATTTTACTTACCAGCGTTATTATTAGTCAGGGACCTCAATCGGTGTCTCCGGGTCCACTGCTGTGTCTATCCGGCTAATGATGTTTCCTTCCACTTTCCACATGCACGGATGCAAAATGATGTTTCTACAACGGGCACAGGACAGCGCGCTCTTCCATGGGCCTCGGGTGTAAAACTCCTCTTTATTTCTCCTTGACGCACGTATGGCCCAGCTGTGATGGATTTGCCTGTTTCTCATCCATGCCCAGTGGAAAGGGTCTTGTGCCATGATCTAAAATGGAATAGTAAATGAGGTAAAATTGGCTTCTCATCACAGACTCTTAATCAAAGACGGCACTTGTTCTGTTTTTTATTACTGACCAGATCACATGTGGTCCGGGCCACCCACGCTCTAAAGTCCATCCGGCAGAGCAACTGGTCGCGTTGGTGATGCAGCTCTTCTGTCTTCATTTCCCAGTCACTTCCTAAGGCCCACGCGTAGATCTCGTCTCTgaagtcctcgtcctcctcgaactggttcgctagaaatctgaaaaaaataataatttattaatgaCCAATGGAAGAGCAGAGCACTGTATACTTATATATCTCAATGTAAAGGAAACTTGTGTTACTATAAATGATAGCGATGGTGTCCAAGGATGTTAGAATGACCCCTCCCCCCAAAGTCAGAAGGCTACATAGTGTAATCTATAGGTttgatattttgtcttttggatattaaaatgttaaaatatttttattttactgctaaaacatgaccataattgttttgtaacctATAAGGGATAAAGCTAATGTAAAGCGAATAGGGCCacaatcaggaatttctgggccccatacagccaaagagattgggtccccccttcattaccgtgggtgggcaatggaaagtggggcgctcacgtttgtacgttatatgcagtaactgattttgttcaagttatagggaacgaaaccatgaagcagtcagtgaccagttgataccctggattttattgaattcagccaaaacatatggcacacaatgggatacgtcgcctggggaacggTATCCATATCCGTATCCATAAATGAACAGATACGTCAGGGGCTTTACCTGGGCCAAAGTCCACGGGCAgactgcttgtgatgctctgtctggggactccggcattgggaagcccctgacattgcagctttttcaccacaaaaattgcaacatctgctatttgttgcgggttttacctccccattaaatccaaTTGGGAAAACtctcaacagaaaagcagcgattccaaagcataaattgacatgctgcggattaaaaaaacgcaccgcaggtcaatttatgaactgtttttctgtatatttttagtcagcgtgtggatgagatttattcaaatctcatccactctgctgctactgtattacgctacggattttccaaaatgaaatccattgtggaaaatccgtagtgtttatgctacgtgtgaatttacctttacagattttgctaaggattcgcagcaaattaaccctttgcattgtaaagggtgaaatgcgtgccaattttgcaacataataggcatgctgctgatttaacaatcagcagaatgccctaaagcccatgcagattttttttctgctgcatgtgaatgcagATTTGAAAACCTAATTCACATAAATTGTAcaaattgtaatttgtagtggattttcagtgttcaacagcaccaaaaataggagacatagGCATTgacagaacgctcgttgccgataattgccccgtgtaaacagggcagcgaacaCAAGATGAACGATCATCTACTGGTCGTATCCTTTTAaataagtgaaatattatcgttgtcggcatcacatctccctgtgtaaatgataataacgtatggggacgagggatccgagtaacgaccgctcgtctccatccatagctccgtgtgacaggagcaaacgggccttaattaacgatgtctcgttgaacaGCGCTGGCTGCACCTTACGATTATCTGCCGGTAAAACGgcctttagggtctattcacacagtgcagtcaaatgcaattttttgcaaaatctcagcaaaaacttgatttaactgctctgtgaaaatatagcctaaaagcacagtttttttcatgttttgttccattattattttcatgtaatttttgtaattgcggcacaaataaggcagttttgccgcaatttttaaatgtctggtgggcggctctctccacacggagctgctttcatgcttctcatgcagcagcttcccctaCTGTCCTCTCGGAGTCCCAGCGTTACAGTTACTTACAAGGAAGGAACggaagggtccgttcctttctccaagtaactaacgctggggccctgatagaaatgtttacagttactaagacgcgggcagacccctttttttcagcattgtggccgggcccctgactgccgtaccagctgtactgccctgatggtgacccTGAAAGCACATGATCCACAACTACTTGAGCGTATTCCTTCAAACATGTGATACGTGAATATACTCACAGGGATGCAAAGAAATTCTCTCTATATTCCTCGGTACGCAGTCCGGCTCTCTTGAAATACACGAGGACCATGGCCAGCAGATACTAGTGGAAGAAGACAAGAGGTTAGAATTTGGAGATAGAGAAATGGTCTCTTCTTATGTCTTATCTTTATGTGGTGattctatttatatgtttattaatgtcggtccataatcctaacacataaatcacaggattatcctcattgttctgactgtaatattattatcttaccaaggatgtagatgtaaagtagaatatctcttaatgccacataaacccttttattcaaatctgatctttcttgtcagtcatgtctatatctggctgattgtctatttgttttttcattataaaattaccttgtccgaaatcctcaaacagatgtccttggccaaaaacagctggatctgctcatcatctacgaaaaaagtttatttcaaattctttaaatgcaaaatagtttatatacaaagaattaaaggttaagtaaatgcttaaccccttaatgaccgccgattagccttttcacggcggtcattagtgggctttattctgatgcaatagccgtttcacTGCGCTGCATTAGGATAAATAAAcatagcagggagccgttaaatctccctgctctcagctgccagatgtagctgagagctggggcaaCCCTGCTTGAATatgtgagatcaatattagtatcgatctcacccgtttaacccctcagatgtggcgctaaaGTGGTTTtggtctgagtggttttggagagagggagggagctccctctcatcccaccggcacccggcgataagatcgccgagtgtctgtgtctccgatggcagccgggggcctaataaaggcccccaggtctgcctgtagtgaatacctgctaggtaatgccagaggcatgtcctagcagatgcctgtccgttttaaacagacaggcagtaatacactgcaatacaaaagtattgtagtgtattataaaagcgatcggatgatcgcatagtaaagtcccctagtgggacaagtgaaaaacaaaagttgaataaagttaatttaaaaaaaatgtgaaaaaaaaataaattaaaaacacattttttccccttacaaaatgctttactattaaaaaaaccagaATGAAGCaaataagttacacatatttggtatcgccacatccgtaacgaccccgactataaagctattacattgtttaacccgcacggtgaacgccgtaaaaaataaaatcaaaacaatggacaaattgctgttttctgtgaatcctgacttaaaaacatgataaaaagtgatcaaaaagtcgcatctactccaacatggtaccaataaaaactacaagtcgtcccgcaaaaaacaagccctcatacaactgcatcggcggaacaataaaaaagttacggctcttcaaatatggagacacaaaaacaaataattttgaaaaaaaagtgtttttactgtgtaagtagtaaaacataccaaatctatacaaatttggtatcgttgcaatcgtaacaacccgctgaataaagttatttgtaatttataccacacggtaaacggcgtagatttaggacgcaaaaaagatgggcaaaattttaggttttcttctacccccccaaaaaaaagtttataaaagttaatcaataaattatatgtaccccaaatgatgctattaataaatacaacttgtcccgtaaaaaacaataccttatacagctatgtcgacgcaaaaataaaaaggttatagttcttcgaatgtgacgatggaaaacttaaaatattgcttggtcattagggcccagaatgcaagcagggagaAGGGATAAACAACGGCCCCTTTGTTGTTTACCCACGCATAGCACCATATATATGGTTGTGGCTATGTCTGATACTGCaaatcagtcccattcactttattGGGACTGAGCAGCAGTGaaatgcagtaccaggcacagccacaactatatgtatggcgctgtgcttGAGTAAACAGTAAAGGAtttattagagtatgttcacacgcttaacaaaaaacgtatcaaaatacggagctgttttgaagggaaaacagcccctgattttcagatgttttttgagcaactcgcgtttttagcagcgtttttcgcagctttttcgcagcattttttacggccgtttttggagctgttttcattggagtctatgagaaaacggctccaataacgtcccaagaagtgtcctgcacttcttttgacgaggctgtcattttatgagccgtcttttgacagtgatgcgtaaaatgacaggtcgtcagcacagtacatcgtaaagcccattgaaagtaatgggcagatgtttgccgacgtattggaggcgttttttcagacataattcgaggcgtaaaacacctccattacatctgaaaataggttgtgtgaacccagcctaacactcgctggaacactgcagctcctttactttgcttactatagtggtgccaggagccagaccctcactgataaaatattgatggcttatgtttagaataagttgtcatatgtTTGTACATGAGAATAAATGTAAATCACACTTTGTGTGATCaaattccccctcccctcctatcggacaatacatcaaaataataaaataaaaatgtattcaccTCAACGCTCCACTTCGCTTCTCCCCACTTAGGCTCTCCCTGCGGACCACAGCTCATACAAGGCACTGGCGTAgagcgttgtatgtgacgcagcactgaggtcgttgagtgctgcatcacatatatggccctgtatgttgtatgagccgcagcatgctgagagggcatagggagaagatgagcggtgagcatatatatatttatctaatgTCCGATCCTGGGAGAAAAGGGATAGGGCTGCGGTCACGTTCCCACGCCCTGTGAGTGCAATTGTTACGCCACGATTGTGGTGAATGGCCAGCTGAAAGATGAGGCAAAATTATTATGAGAAATTAGCTTCTTATTAAATGTGTGGCATCCTACTCCAGCGAACTGTTTACTAAGACCggggtatgaaacgtcagtcctaATAAATCCCCCTCGTTGTGTCTGGTCAGAAATCATTGGAAGGTGCAGTGAATCTTACCGAGGAGATTGTAGAAAGCAGTCCGTTCTTCTGGCTGCAGGGtatgctccttcctcctcttccggCACTCGTCTATCATGTAGGTCAGCGAACTGTCATAGAAGAAATAGTTATTacagtcagcagtccaatgtaaaaatataaaatctttattttcatgatcgaaaaggtccattttgtaaaacatttggggtacagaattacataagagtacagaaagtataaatgcagcgtacatataaagaactgctgtgaaagccaatatTCCCACGCAGGAGAGTAGTCTACATGACTCCAGGCCCCCTACGAAGAGGACGGATTCAACAGCCGCATAAGAGTACAGAGAACGAagagaaagttacaaaaaaaaaagaaatagaggagGGTGAGGAGCAGATTAAAGTGAGTGGGGTGTCCCACCATGACATCCCGCAAAGTAAAGAGCGCTACTCAGGCTGCCGTGCAGTACTCAGCTCTCgtataatgtctttataggagtcagaaccctgaaaagcaatccaaggagtccatgtttggcgaagaaatagatattacaatcagcagtccaatgtaaaaatataaaatacagacaatTATGTGCTAATAAGTTTACAATGAAATGAATAAATGACAGGGAAATCTTAGTAAAATCCATGTTTAAGAACATTTCCTCGTGGTATGTCTCTGGGGTTAGTACCTCTCAGAGCATTAGTTaatgggaaggtgtcacgaaaaatttttttttatatgttattgcttttagtatgtcattaaaatacattttatttatttgtgtgtttgtgtttcttttttctttcttttacttctctatgggggctgccattttttttttcatctctgtatgtgacgattaacgacacatacagagatggaatacggtacatacatccccatagagaaggcaaacgggagccgttccattcactatagtgtacgccgtctgtgtgggaacggcggaagcgccgctcccacacagaccaacaggtaggtcttcggcagagcgacatccggcgccattttcatgtggaccggaagccgcggccggacagtatgacgactacttccggtcacggcttccgttcATATGTTAAGAAGCAAGGGCAAGGGGCGGAGGCAGTGGCGGCGACAGCGACGGTGgcgtcaggagcaggtaagttatgtttgtgtatgttcgttttATATTGTGTGATTACCacggtatctaatcctcctacattgtgcattcgctcaaaaaatggcggcacacagtgtaggagatttgaacattcaaccccctcctttctcctggcactagccaggataaagaaggGGGATTGTTTGGGGACACTAGaaagagtgtgtcttctcaaattttgcagcataaggcaatgaggttgctttaccacatgccaatgctgcaattttgggaattgctccctctagttaccagcacatggaaatgttataaattagaatctaatttataatatttccagacttgtgaaaaaattaaaaaaattagaacaatgtgtaatcatttatatactaattgtctaactagaaaaaaaatttttttctagcgacacattccctttaagctttgtaTGACCTTggtagaaggacgcgtcacccttATAGGGTGTTTATTCCCAtgggtgaagaggttaataagaaGCTGATACATTAGATTTGTAATGGTTTGTAACACTAAGTATGGATTTGGTATGTagtgactgcagtgatataaaatcttgtactgacgtctcctccacatgtagagtgaccatctctctcttcctcttcctcgccatctcttctcctcttcctgggAAACTTAAATAGAAGAGAAAATTACCATGAATATTTGGGAATGTGACTGACTGTGCGCATACCTGTACCATGTACAGGCTAGGGTGGATTATACATAAACCATACAAGTAATTTGAACGACacacaactaaacttttaaacgtgggttgacacgagggtcggccacagctttatttatttaagtattttcaaaataatgttttcttattatacccgtatgccagcccgatatctacaaagggggctgtatggcattatctacaggggggactctgtatggcgttatctacagtgggggctgtatggcgttatctacagggggatgtatggcgttctctacaggggggctgtatggcgttctctacagggggctgtatggcgctatctacagagggggctgtatggcgctatctacagagggggctgtatggagttatctacagagggggctgtatggcgctatctacagagggggctgtatggcgttatatacagaggggactgtatggcgctatctaaagagggggctgtatggcgttatctaaaggggggctgtaaaaaaggcactatctacaaggggggggggttgtgtgacacccaggggaggcgggggccccagtcaaaagtttgctatggggcccagtctttcctagttacgcccctgggcgggTGCCCTCTATCCCTATAGGTCCTGTGGCCCACCTAAATTGATCTTGGACAGACCCACCGCTAGCAGGATATatccctcctttaaccccttccgtgcCACACAGTCATGGGCCCAATGGCTAATAAGCCTGATGGCCTCAAGTTTCCTGAAGAAGATGTTACAAAAACTTAATTAATATAAACATGTAGTGGGTGTGCTGGACTGACGttatatagagggtgcagaggtagcagtcacacccaggatctactgccatagggggcccaaaatccactcttccataagaagacaccagtattataaatgacacatggtatagaaagggccctgctacagattttacattagagaccaggaatatatttatatattatagtaAAAACACAATAAGCACCCCTCTAACATTATCCACATCCCCGGACccaatttacacacattatagatta
This genomic stretch from Rhinoderma darwinii isolate aRhiDar2 chromosome 4, aRhiDar2.hap1, whole genome shotgun sequence harbors:
- the LOC142760425 gene encoding speedy protein 1-B-like, encoding MIDECRKRRKEHTLQPEERTAFYNLLDDEQIQLFLAKDICLRISDKYLLAMVLVYFKRAGLRTEEYRENFFASLFLANQFEEDEDFRDEIYAWALGSDWEMKTEELHHQRDQLLCRMDFRAWVARTTCDLIMAQDPFHWAWMRNRQIHHSWAIRASRRNKEEFYTRGPWKSALSCARCRNIILHPCMWKVEGNIISRIDTAVDPETPIEVPD